DNA sequence from the Aphelocoma coerulescens isolate FSJ_1873_10779 chromosome 27, UR_Acoe_1.0, whole genome shotgun sequence genome:
TGGCTCTGGGGACTCCGTCTTCAGCAGCACCTTCCCCCTGGAGCCTGAGGAGCCCGAAGCTGACCAGCACCAGCACTTTACCTACCGGCACACCAGCTACTCCTCAGCCACCTGTGCGTAGGCACCAAGGGAGAAACGGCcgggtgggcagcaggggaccTGGGGTGGGAGGTGGGTGGGGGGTCCGtcaccttctcccagccccacagccctttCCCAGGTGCCCAGCCAGGGAAGGGACTTGCTTCGGTTCATGCCAGCGCTCCTCCGCAGCCGACTGTGAGACGGATGGGTACCTGAGCTCCTCCGGCTTCCTGGACTCCCCGGACCTGGCCCCTCGCAGCTTTGTGGCAGTGGACCCCACCAGCCCACGGCCCACCCGGCCTGTGCGCTGCTTCCCCACGGTGAGCAGGGccccgcgggcgggcgggcggggggtcAGGGCAGCTGCGGCACCGGCTCACCCCGtcccctccctgcagagcaTCGCCGTGCAGCTGCCCACGGAGCGCCTGCCCCCCGCCAGCGGCTTCTCCTCCTCAGTGGACAGGTGAGGCTGGGGGGTCGGGCGGGGGCTGGACAGGGTGCGTGGTTCTTGGGAATGGCCATGCTGATGCTCCGGAGCTGGGGCTTCCTGCAGCTACACCTCAGATGTGGCATCGGGCATGAGTGATGGCTGTGAGGGGCTCTCGGCCAGCGAGCAGAGCTCCAAGCTGCCACCCAAGCGAGCCTCGGGGAAGCTGCTGCGGCGCCGAGCCCGCTCCAGGCTGCGCATCACCAACGTGAGTGCCACAGATGCCAGGCGGGTGCCAGGCGGGTGCCAGGCGGGTTCTCCTGGgctgagccagccctgctgcccacagatcTCCGACAAGAGCGACCGAGTGGTGGAGTGCCAGCTGCAGACCTACAACAACAAGATGGTGACCTTCAAGTTCGACCTGGATGGAGACAACCCGGAGGAAATTGCAGCCGCCATGGTGAGAGCAGGGTGAGGGTGAAGGTGGGGTCTGCCTGGCCATGCTGGGTGCTGACCGGCCCCTCCACCCTCAGGTCCACAATGAGTTCATCCTCAAGTCGGAGCGGGACAGCTTCATCAGCCGCATCCGGGACATCATCCACCGCGTGGAGACCCTGCTTCGCAAGGATGGGCGCAGCAGCACCGAGCTGCCCAAGGGCCCCGAGGCTGAGAGTGCTGTGGGCAGCCCCGTGAGtgccagcctggccctgccagCGCTGGGGAAGCTGCTGATGCTGAGCATGGCTTGGGGTGCTGCCTGGCCCCAGGGAGTCcagggggagggggctggggtgCAGGGTCCTCCTGCGGTCACTTGCCCGCTCCTGTGACAAGGCAAGGTGCTCCCTAGCCCAGAAGAGTCTCCAGCTCCTGTCCCCACAGGTGGTGGGGCCCAGCGGGGGCttggcacagcctggctggggcctctgccccagtgctggGCTCAGCTCATCCTTCTCGCAGGTggacctgcagctgcaggggctctcacgctccatctcctcctcatcctcactcAGTGGTACGTCTGTGCCCCTGTGCAGGCCCTTCCTGTCTCCCCCAGGCCCCATGCAGGGCAGGTGATGGCCTCAGCCAAGCCCAGAGGGTCTCAAAGGACATGTCCTGCCCTGGCTGAGCCTGGCTGTCACCCCTATGCCACAGACCTGAGCTGCACCAGTCCCAGCCTCCCTGTCCAGTCCCCTGTCCTGCCGTTGCTGAGCCGCTCCCCATCGGAGACCAACCTGGCCAGTCCTGTGGAGCCGCTGGCAGCCCCGGCACCCCTGGGGTCCCCCACAGGTACCAGCGCTGGCAGGATGGGCATGTTCATTGCACTGGGGCTGCCAGCTGCTCGCTGGCTTGAGGCTCCGGTGTGCCTGGACATGGGGTGTGAGACGGCCCTTGGGGGCTGCTCCTGATGCTTCCATCTCTGCAGGCTCAGCCCAGACCTGGCCTCTCGTCTCGATGACTCCCGCCTGGCTCACATCATCACCAGCACTCCCACTGACCCCCCCGAGGACCCCAGGGGGGCctgttcccccagccctgccccaagccctcctgtccccacagcctcTCCCCACATCCCCTGTCCCCTATGAGCCCAGCagtcccctgagcccccctgTGACCAGCACACCCTTGTCCCCCACTGCCCCCCTCTTGTCCCTGGCCAATGTCTTCTCCCTGGCAGTGATGACCGTGGCCCACACTGTCTCCTCCATTGCCAGCTCAGGCGGGCACCTCTACCCACCAATGCTGCCACGGCCACAGAGTCTTGTCCTGGGTGCCCCACGCTTTGTCTACCCTGACCCCACCAGCAGAGACAAGCCAGTCCCACCTGGCAGTGGGACCCTGGAGCCAGCGGGATCTGATGTCCCCACTGCCGGGGGGCCCATATCCTCCCTTCCCTCAACACCAGCCCCAGTGCACCCCACAAGCAGCGAGCCCATGGGGAGTCCTCTGCAGTTGCTGAGCACATCCACATCTGGGAGTCCAGAGGGCAGCACGGTGAGTGTGGGTGTGcaagggctgcccagggctgctcgAGGTGGAGCTCAGTGTCAGGAGGGCTGAGTGGTTGCTGCAGATGCtgccctgggatgggatggagccTCATGGCTTGTGGAGCCACTGGGATGCAGGGAGGGCTGAGTGGGCGGCAAATCCCAGGACACAGAAGCagcagggggaggagaggaCAGGAGGACTGGGGTGGGGCTGCTGATGGTGCTCAGGTGCCCACAGGTGCTGCCCGGTTCCCCCAAGCCCAGCCACTCTCTGATCATCTCAGAGGCACCAGCCCCCAGCGTGCCCAAGGCCCAGCTCTCGCCCATCAATGAAGGTAAGGTGGGGCAGGGCCAAGGCTGTGCCGtgcagctgtgcctgtgccagggcaccgCAATGCCCCGGCCAGCCCATGTGCCCTGAACCCCAccagctgcccctgtccccagcagaaACCAAGCCCCAGGTCCTGGGCCGGTTCCAGGTGATGCCAGCCAAGGACCTGGCTGTGACCTCTCCGGTGCTGGGCAGCAGTGACGGGGAGCAGCACAGCACGGAGCCCGCAGCGAGTGGCTCCCCGCCACCCGTGGTCCCTGACACAGGCCACAGCTCAAGCAGTGACTTGGATGTGGTGCTGGAGGCAGCGGAGCAGGACCCCAAGGCTGAGGAGGTGTCAGCTGAGGGGGGCACGGTGCCTGTGGCACCAGTGGGGAGCGACCGGGAGGGCCCTGGGGAAGAGAGCACAGAAAATGCTCCGCAGGCCATGCTGAGCCAGGTGTGGCTGAGCTACTCTCGCAGTTTGTCCTATGTGAGCAGCGATGACACTGAGAGTGAGGACGAGGAGatctgggaggagctgcagaaccTGCGACAGAAGTGAGCAGGGGGGTGGGCTGCACCTGGGAGGTGACAGGTCTTCCCACCCAGCCCGCGTGGGAGTTCGCTGTCCCTTCCCCGAGGCCCCGCTGCCAGCCCCTGTCTTCTCCCCAGGCACCTGGCTGaggtgcagctgctgcagagcgccCAGAAGAAGGAGATCGAGGAGCTGTACCTGCGGATGGGGAAGCAGCCACCGCCGGGCATTGTCTCGCCTGCTGCGATGCTGTCCAGCCGCCAGCGCCGCCTCTCCAAGGGCAGCTTTAACCCCTCCCGTCGCAACAGCCTGCAGCGCCTGGAGCTGGCGCAGCCCGCAGgtgccggccccgctccccactccctgcaGGGCCCCCGGGCTGGGCGGGGGCCGCAGGACGGGGACCCCCGGGCTGGGTGTCGCACAGTGCCCTCACTCGGGGCCGCTGTCCCTGCAGGCATCATGCGCCGTAACTCGCTGAGCGGCAGCAGCACCGGCTCGCAGGAGCAGCGGCTGAACAAGGGGGTGACCTTCGCCGACGACCTCGGCCGCATGGTAAGGGACAGCGCCCATCCCGCGGCCTTCTCGGCTGATCCCGCGGCGCTCCCGGCTCACGGCTGCTTCTCTCCCCAGTAGCTGGCTGGCCAAGACTGATTCCATGAACTACCTCATCCAAGTGCCTGCTTCCCCAGGGCGGGCGGAGCCCCTGCACCTCCAGGagggcagtgccagccctggagAACCTGGACTCCCCGCTCCCCTTGGCTGTGGCCTGCAGCAGGGCAGCCGTGGGCTTCGCAGGAGCGGGAGTGCTGGCCTTTTGCAGGCCTGTCCCACAGGTGTCTGCCCACTGTCCCCCAGCCCTTTGCTGGAAGACAGGTGCCAGGTGTCTCCACCCCTCGTGGATGGAAGGAGCTGAGCCCGCCCTGAGGAACCCCGGcttgtcccagccctgccgccAGCTCAGCCTTGCACCAGaccctgcccaccctgcagaGTGGCTTGAGTGCCCTGTGGCCCTGTctgctgcagcaccaggagcagcaggatccGGGAGCACTTTGTTATGAACTGGTGTTCGGAAAGTGTTTTCATAAACATGGATTGAATACAAACtgcgtctgtgtgtgtctctgtcgGGCAGGACCCGTGGCTGCATGCCTCACTGCGTGATCATAGagagcaaaacagaaaatccCCACTCAGCAGCCCCTGAGCGGGGCAAGATCCTGAGCTGGGCTCAACCCAAGACATGCTTGACAACGGGCACTGACTCGGTCTCCAGTGAGAGGATTTATTGTGGGGAGTGGCGGGAGccgggtgtccctgtccctcccatgggcacggccccggcaCAGGCCCCAGGGCGGGGTGTGCCCGCGGAGGGGCCCTGCCTGCGGGGAGCCCCCGGGGCCTTCTCTGGCCGACGAAGAGCAGGGGGCAAGCCCGAACCCCTCAGGCGCGGCTGCCCCGTGCTAGAAGCCCATCCTGCCAGGCGAGGGCGGCAGCTCAGTcacgggccgggccgggccgggcgctcCCCGCTCAGCTTGCGGTGCCCTCGGCTCGGGCCCGGGCCCGCGCCCGCGCCGCCTCcgcctcctgctccagctcgtCCAGGAACCGCTCCTGCGACACCGAATAGAAGGTGTAACCGTCTGCGGGGGGAATTAAGGAAAAGCAGCGGGCGcggccccggagccccccgaccccaccctgccccggccccggaGGATACAGATGCCAAACGTCACCGCGCCGATGCCGAGCGCCAGTAGCACGTTGCGGCTGCGGAGCCGGCGCTGCAGGGCGCGCTGGCGCTGGGCGTGCTCCACCTGCGCCATGAGGCGGCGCTGCTCGGGGCTGAGCCCCGGCTCCCGGGCCGGGTCGATGCGCCGCGCGAACGGCGCCGTCTCCCCGGACTCCCCGGGCGCCGCCATCTTCCCCCGTGTTCTTCGTGCGCCGGCGTGACGCCACATCCGGCGGGGGCGCTGGCCAATCGGAGGGCCCGAGCGGCGCGCGCCGTCGAGTGGTTGGCTGAGGCCCAGCGCGTGCCGGTCGCGGCATCGGCGCCTGCTGATTGGCGGAGCGGGGTCACGTGACGGGAACGGCGCTGAGGCGCTGCAGCGGCGGGAGCCGCGTCCGgcctggagcggggccgggagcggggccgggagcggggccgggagcggggcctgCACCGGGGCCTGCACCGGGGCCTGCCCGAGCCCCCGCCCGAGCGCCCGCCCCTTCCCCGCCACCTGCCACCGAGgggctgtcccctcccagtgccgtCTTCAAGCGgccgggaggagctgcaggagctctgtCCCGGTCTGTCCCTGTGGGGCTGGTGAAATCATTGTCCTTACGGCTTCGGCCCTGACCGGCTAAATGGGGTCTCAGGTGCCATTGGAACCCCGGGGCCGTGACTCAGGCCCCATGTTCAGTGGGGTTGCTCCTGAAATTATCGAGGACACACTGATCCACTTGGCCACGGAGAACGAGCAGTACTTGAGTGAGCTGCCGGAGCAGGCTGGGTACTTCAAAGAGACACGGATCGTGGGTGAGGCTTAGctacagcagctcctggggcaggTGACAGCTGTACAGTGAGCTTCAGGAGACTGAAATGAGTGACTGCTGTGCTTTTTGTAGAATTTATATTCCTTCTGTCTGAAAAATGGCACTTGGACCAATCGACACGGTACCACGCAGTGGAGTTACTTGAAAGGTAATAAGAGTCCTGAACAGCATTTCCCATTCTCTGATATGGTTATAGTGCCCATGCCCTGTCCCAGTCTGTCCCCCTCACACAAACCACACATGACTAATGTGTGTGCTGAGGGCTTTGCCTCTTCATTCGTTTAATCCAAATGATAAATTCTGTGTACAGTCTTAAGCATCAGTGGAAttgcctttcttcctttttctcagcCGACAGAACCATTCTCTGAGCAATTGTGGGTTTTGCAGGTTCATGATCAAGCAGGTAGAGCAGATGTGTGATAACAGCAGGAACGCTAAAGGTCGTGACcaggggcagaggagcagctggagctctgtGAGGGAGCAGATAGCCAACACCTTTGTGCTGCGGCTCGTGTCGTGTGTTCAGCTCGCGAGCAAGCTCTCCCTGCACTACAGCGTAAGCCAGCTCAGCCTGCCCTTGCTTTAGCAGTGTGCTTAAACCTGCAGTGTATTAACATCTCTTAAAAATAGATTTCCCATTTGAAAGACAGTAGTGATAATGAAATGCCAAGGACATGACATTCCCTTTAGGGCAGGCGAATTGCTACTCATCCAGTAACAATTTGCTCTGTTCCCAGtgctgggggggaaaaagtgcAGGAAAATCTTGGCCTGTGGTTGTCAAAAATCTTGTGTCTACAGGGGTTCACACCTGCCTGGGGATGGTTTATTGAGTGGAGGAAACCTGTGGGGAAGGTCAGAGCTGGATTTCTCATGCCAGCTCAAAGGACAGGCGGgtgagctgcaggaggagagaggTGACAGGACACTTCACTCCTACCAAGTGCCTTATTGCCTGGAAGacattttgtgtctttttttttcagagagtgACCAGTGACACAGCTTTAAAATTTCTGCAATCCTTAAAATACTCCTACACTAAACAGGAGTTGCTGGAGTCGGAGCTTGCTGTTTTAAACACTCTGCACTTCCACATCAATGTGTCAACTCCGTTGGCCTACGTGGAATTGCTTCTGGAGGTTCTAGGTGAGAGTATCAGTCAGAGAGAACGGGAAGGAAGTTTTTTAGTAGGGTCATAGAGCTGCTGCCAATCTGAACCAAAATGTCTCGTATTACAGATTTTTTGCACATGGAACTGTTCAGATTGTCCGGGGCTTCACTTTTTAGATAAGAACTTTGTCCTTTGTAGAATGTGATGAATTTTGTTGGACAGCCAGTCATGACTCATTCAGTAAAAGATTAAGAGTTTAAAGGCTGTGAACCTCGTGCCAGGCCACATTTCCTACAATCACTCACCATTTTCTTGGCTCTGGTCTGACAGCCTGAATTTCAGAGTGAAATTATATTGAGGCTCAGGGATCCTGTGGCATTCAGAGACAGGGCAGTTGTCCTCAGaactctctgtctctccatAATGGTACCTGACACTCCTGATTGAATTTAGTGACCCAAAATGTGGGACTGATGGTGTGATCTCTGCCAGGATACAACGGCTGCTTGCTTCCTGCAAAACCCTTACACCAGCTGTGTGTACAGCTACTGGACTTCTGCTACCTGACCAGAGAGACCATCTATGACACTTTGCTGAAGATTGCCATCGAAAACTCCACACCAAGCAAACTGCAGATGTAAGGGTCTTACCTGACAATGACTTAAAATAACCCTTTGGAATTAAAACCCTTTAAAAAAGCTAATAAATAGTAGCATAACTCTCATTATGCCATTTTGGggtatgttaaaaaaaaaaaactaatttGGGGGACATTCATCATTGTTTATGAATACACCAGTTCAAAGCAACATGCTTCTCCACAGCTGCTTCATGGGCAAGGAAAGTGTTAAAAGTCCAGCCTTGCACTGTCAGTTCCAGCTACTGGTGTTGGGCTTTGGTTGGCCTGAATAAGCCAACATATCCTGGGCATTGgcaactgcagcagcagaactgtGAAGCAGCATTTTACACCTGAACAcacttttccttctgcagagccAAGTTTTTAACAGTGAAGGAAGATTTCATGCTCTTGGCTGTTGGAGTCATCAGTACAGGTGTGTTCATCCTGAGCCCTGACCACTGGGAGCAGGTACAGTCGCTGCTGAACACGTTGGCTCTACGGGGACACAATGCCAAGGTGGTTTATCTGTTTCAGCACAGCAAGGAAACGGGTGGGGCTGCACTGGGAGTGGCATGAGGGAGGGAACACCTCTGTCTTTTTAGCAGGAATCGTGTGGGCCTCTGTCAGAGCTGAGGGCATGGGGCAGTTCTGTGTGCAGCATGTGCTGGCACTGGTGAGTATCCTCACCTTCAGTGCTTCACAGCcagaacaaaaccccacaggCAATGTTTCACTGGCAGGTAGAGAAGCAATCTCATGGGACAACTCCctgtgaaatgtgcccatgGAGCAGTTACTCTTTGTTAGTCTGTAAACTCGTGGTGTTTAGGTGCTgttatctttcctttttttcaggtTGTGGAGCATTTAAACTGTATCACTGGCATTACTCCACAAAGCATTCTGGAGTTCTCCTACGCTGTGGTGAGGCGCATAGTTGGCAGCACCACACCCGAGCAGCACCACAGGAACTGTGGAGCCAAATCTCCCAAGAACAGAGTTCTGCCTCAGAAATAGAACCAGCCTGTCCATCCGGTCActggtgcagcagcaggaactgtCACACTGCTGACAAGTCTCTCCTCTGTGACAGCCCGTCAGTCACGTGTTAATTAGCAAAGCTCATCCTGCTGGGCATCTCACTCATGCTCTGAAGGGAGGCACAACAGCACCACAGCGTTTAGAAATGCCCCACAAGATTTATTGTAAGAGCTGCATCTTCTAAGTTGTGAATCTAAGCTCCCTTTGACCACAGAGACCCCTCAGAGGAGTTGTTTGAAAGGTGCTGCCATGCCTGGGGCTCAGCTGGGACCGGGATCGCTGGGAGCAGCTCTCACACCCGCATTACAAACGGGGCTATGCTGTCTCCTCTCGCTGCTTTTATACAATCCCTGTCTCACCTGTGATTGTTCCCTCTCTGCCAGCACTTGGAGCCTGTTTGCTCTTGCCCTACcacagccagcagtgcccaggctgCGTGTCCCTGTGAGTGCCAGGGGTTTGTGCTGGGCAAGGCACTGCTGGCTGAAAACACCTGGAGTATGGAATAGCTTTATTGTTTCCTCAGTGCAGCCCTGTgcaggaacaggctgcaggagagATTACAGTGTTAAAATGGTATCAAACCTTGTGCAAGTTCAGTAGCACAAAGAAGTGCTGATATGACTTagaaaatactttatttcaAACTGTAGTTACTCTTCAATGACCAGGCAGAGTTCTGGGAGTTTTTCCACATTATTCCCCGTTTGTAATGTTCTGCTTTTCCAACCTTGCATTAGCTGTAACAGAGTAGCATCAAACTCACAGTGTTCTGAAGTTTGACAATGATTTACGTGCATGGCCATAAACCCAAAAATACCAGTTCAGAATCCATTTAATAGCTGAGTTTTATTCTGTTCAGCTCAATGATACAACTTTGCATATTGCTTTTCTATAAACTACTTGTAATAATGGTATTTTAAATAAAGTGTCTTGTGGATTTTTGGTATTGTAAACATTTTGTACTGGTTAATATTAAGTGACATATTAATTTGTCTTTCTCCAACACAATGCAGAcactccacagctgccaggccaAGTTCTGACCTCAGTTATTTGTTATAGAATTGGGATGAGACCCAGGCGAGGCCCCATTTCAGGTTAGTTAACATGAATTTTAGTGCTTTTGTCCATTGCTCTTCAGAGTTAAACTGCGTTTTAATTGAGTAAGAGCCACCACTGCCACCTGTGTCTTCAATCTTTCCTTTCTCCACGTCCATCCTGTATCACACACAAGGTTTAATTAGTGCATTCCTACTGCAAACATTTAATCTCACTATGACATCAAGCACTATATTTTAAATCTGACATTCATGCTATCCTGTCAGaatactttgtttttaaagggaATTGAGCAGGCTTCAGGACTTCCCCAAGGGAGCTGGCTTTAAACTTCAATGAAACCAGCAAACACACATCACATGAGCAAACATCACATCATCCTGAAAGCCAGGACTGGAACAGCAAGCAGTGCTAGGGGGAGCATACTGGGGTTAATTTGACAGTTTTGTGGCAATACTCACCTGTAAGGCAAACAAAACCGAGTTTCACCTTTTTCCACTTCCTCTTTGAACTGTTGCACACAGTCCAGGAATGCCACCATGGCGTGATCAAACTTATTGTCCCAGAAGAACCTCAACCCTCCAGAGCAGTACAGGGGGAGCTCCTGGAAAAGAGGTTTGTATCAGGCACACCAAGCACTTGTTTTTGATATGGTCAGTGCAGCTTTTTAACCTCCCATGAAGCTTAAATTTGTCATGGGATGCTGAGAAATGGCTTGTGGCCCAGAGCAAGTGTGACAGGTTTTGTGCAAGTACCTGCCATGTGTGGGTACATGTTCCTGACTTCCACCAATCCCCAATCAGGCCATCTACCTGCCAATCACCCCAGAGCATGCCATCTGCCTCTGGCCATGTGTAGTGTGTCATTCAACAGTTCTGTCACTTTTATCACTGCTGGCTGGCAGCACCAGTGGCTCGATACAGGATTTGGAGTGAGATGTTACCATGTtggaggagctggggcagccagctctCCTGGACTCCACATTCATAGGGACCAAGTTTGTTTCCTGCATCCCCAGTGTGACCAGGGCTCTGGCACTCAAGCTCAATGTCCCAGGATTTGTATGGGATCTCTCACCTTGGATTTGTCCGTGAGGGACTCCAAATACGAGTGGTTGCCATAGGGGACAAGACGGTATCtgaaaaaaggagacagaattCAAAGGCACCCGAGTCTGCCTGTCCTCTGGGCTGTAAGGGAACTGTGTGTGGCAGTGCATGTACCTCTGAAACTTCAGGCCCATTTTGTTGGCCAGggcatgcagcagcagcacagtctgCCCCCAGGCAGCGTTGATCTCGTTCCACTCCACAGGAACGCTGGGGAGACGGCCAAGTCTGAAGTTATTTATTGTGCCAAACTGCCCGCTGTGCCTGTGATAAGAAGAATTATAAATaagtgtgctgggctgggaacagctcCTGGCCTGATAAACCAAACAGGGGCTGTGTCCCAacagcactgcacacacagtGCCAGCCGTGCACACGGAGGGTTTGGGCCTATTCTTAACAAGTGTCTAAATACCAAACACTTGTTCTCTTTTGGTtataaaaacacaacaaaaaccccaaccagcCCCCCTAAGCTACCTGCTCAGTGAACCCCAATGCCAGTGTCACTGCTGGCTGGCACAGGGGTTCCCAGTGCGTTACTGGGGCTGGCGAAAGAGCCGTTTCCCAGTCCCACAGCCTGGCACACCTTACTCAGCTGCCACTCCTGGGAGGTGGCATTCATTGCTTTGCTGGGAGGTAACTGTGAGCTGGCTTGCACCTTTCCTGTCAAATGCAGTGACTTAAACAGCCTCACACTGCAGATTCCAAGAAAATTGATGTGACATTCCAGTGTCTGCGTTACCAGATGTGAAAGGTTGCGTTGAACACGttggttttctttaatttatcCAACTGCATCTGGGCGTAACGCATTTGGTTGTCCACACTTTTCAGCTCAtcatccagctccagctgttgcCTCTTGAACTCACAGTATTCCTTCTGATACCTTTGAGCAAAAGCAAGACAAGAAGGGCTGACTGCTGGCTGCTACATCAGAGTGACAGCTCTGCAGGCCACTTTGGTCTGGCCACCTTTCCTTCTGCAGAGAACGAGCCACTGGCGTTTGGGCACATTTACAGGTTTCTCATGTTACAACCTCATTTATCAGTTGCCTCCAACCCCTGCCACAAGCTGCAGATGCAGTTCACTCACTgagcctcctcctgctccagccgcTCGGCCTCTGCCCTGACTCTCTCAAAGTCCTCAGCCACAATCTTGCGGTTCTTCTCAACATCCTCCAGCTCCTGaatcagctgctcctcctccagTGCCAGTTCTTTCAGTTCTGTCTGCAGCTTCTCTTTATCATCCTCATTCATCTGTTCCAGTATCTCCAGACATCTCCTAAAGGACGACAATAGGATTACCAAAACATGTACCCTGGTTAAGTCCTGCACTGCCAGTCCCCAGTTCTGTGGCAGCCCCTGCACCTCTTGTCAGCCCCAAGCTCTCTGCACTGATCATGCCTCAAGCTACAGCAGCTCTGTCTCGGGTCATCTCTGGATCACTCACTTGTAGTTCTGGCACTCATTCTCCGTGATGTTGAGCTGTGTGTCCAGCTGGTCCAGTAGAGTGTCTGTGCACTCCTCACACAGTGGGTGATCCACATCCGTCTGCCCAGACATGATGTCAAAGAGGTCGCCAGTGACCTGCAGGAAGAGCTCACATTAGTGCAAGTGAAACCACACTGCCTGCTGGTTTTCAGCAGCTTCAGTTTGCAGAAGTCTTCTTTTGCAGGTCAAATATTGATTCAAATAACCTGGCTTTACTGAACTACTCACCAAACAAACCCCTGGAAAGCAAATGCTACGGGAAACTTTGCAGTTTAGTTTTGCAGACCATCAAGAAAAACTGAAGCTCCATTCCCAAGCATCTGAGTTTAGCAGCTCACGACCCACTTGCCTTCAGTCTCCGGCTGAGGTTTTCCATCGTGCCACCATCCGACGCCTCTCCGATCAGCGTGAAACTGTTGGCGCTTTCCGTTGACATCATTCTTGGAAAGAACGTTACTGAGGTGAGTGTCAAGGTTCATGAGGAGGCAGCTCAAGTGCCACACCTGAATCTGGGGCTGGGTCAGGGAGAAGCGAGAGCAGGAGACTGGGGCAGCCCGTGTTTTAGGGGTTCTGTCGGGTTTGTGCTGACCCGCAGTTGAGGAGAAATGCCCCAAGAATGTGCAGTTCTGCGTTCAAACTGCCAAGGAGCCCGAGGGCCACGGGGATCCTGCAGGGGAAACTCTAAGGGGTCACAGGAGCTCTCCCGTGTGACCCCCCACCATGAGGGGGGGGGCAGGGCATTCTCAGGCGCTGTCACAACATCGGCTCAAGCTGCGCGGAGGGAGCGGCCAGGCTCCGAGCTAGGCCATACCTGGCTGGCGGGATGAACCTCCTGGACACGCCATCCTGCCGGTTCTCCGCGAAGGCTTCCTGGGGGCAAGGAAGCATCGTTACCGGCAGGCCCGGGGGAGCTACCGCCGCGCCCCCCCGCGCCCAGCCCCGCCATACCTCCGTCAGGGCGCTCTCCTCTTCGTGCAGGTCCCCGGGCCTGGCAGGGGCTGCGGTCACCAGCGGGGCTGTGGGAGAGAAGGCGTCAGCCGGGCCCAGGCCTGGGCCCTtaccccagccccggcccccccaccccgccgCGGCCCGGTACCGGTGAGCTCCTGGATGGTGAGGCGGTCAAGGACTTTGAAGGAGGTGTCGAGCTTGAGCGGCTGGCAGCAGCGCTGGCACACGA
Encoded proteins:
- the BECN1 gene encoding beclin-1 isoform X1 produces the protein MEGARAGGGTAHVSFVCQRCCQPLKLDTSFKVLDRLTIQELTAPLVTAAPARPGDLHEEESALTEVWRGWARGGAAVAPPGLPVTMLPCPQEAFAENRQDGVSRRFIPPARMMSTESANSFTLIGEASDGGTMENLSRRLKVTGDLFDIMSGQTDVDHPLCEECTDTLLDQLDTQLNITENECQNYKRCLEILEQMNEDDKEKLQTELKELALEEEQLIQELEDVEKNRKIVAEDFERVRAEAERLEQEEAQYQKEYCEFKRQQLELDDELKSVDNQMRYAQMQLDKLKKTNVFNATFHIWHSGQFGTINNFRLGRLPSVPVEWNEINAAWGQTVLLLHALANKMGLKFQRYRLVPYGNHSYLESLTDKSKELPLYCSGGLRFFWDNKFDHAMVAFLDCVQQFKEEVEKGETRFCLPYRMDVEKGKIEDTGGSGGSYSIKTQFNSEEQWTKALKFMLTNLKWGLAWVSSQFYNK
- the BECN1 gene encoding beclin-1 isoform X2, translating into MEGARAGGGTAHVSFVCQRCCQPLKLDTSFKVLDRLTIQELTAPLVTAAPARPGDLHEEESALTEEAFAENRQDGVSRRFIPPARMMSTESANSFTLIGEASDGGTMENLSRRLKVTGDLFDIMSGQTDVDHPLCEECTDTLLDQLDTQLNITENECQNYKRCLEILEQMNEDDKEKLQTELKELALEEEQLIQELEDVEKNRKIVAEDFERVRAEAERLEQEEAQYQKEYCEFKRQQLELDDELKSVDNQMRYAQMQLDKLKKTNVFNATFHIWHSGQFGTINNFRLGRLPSVPVEWNEINAAWGQTVLLLHALANKMGLKFQRYRLVPYGNHSYLESLTDKSKELPLYCSGGLRFFWDNKFDHAMVAFLDCVQQFKEEVEKGETRFCLPYRMDVEKGKIEDTGGSGGSYSIKTQFNSEEQWTKALKFMLTNLKWGLAWVSSQFYNK